CCTACATCATGGGTGAACACGGTGACTCCGAGTTTGCTGTTTGGTCACACGCTAACGTTGCCGGTGTTAAATTGGAACAATGGTTGCAAGCTAACCGTGACTTGAATGAAGCTGACCTTGTTGAACTCTTCATCTCAGTTCGTGATGCAGCTTACTCAATCATCAACAAAAAAGGTGCTACTTATTACGGTATCGCCGTTGCCCTTGCTCGTATCACTCGTGCTATCCTTGACGATGAAAATGCGGTGCTACCACTTTCTGTATTCCAAGAAGGTCAATACGGTGTTGAAAATGTCTTTATCGGTCAACCTGCTATCGTTGGTGCACACGGTATCGTTCGCCCAGTTAACATCCCATTGAACGATGCTGAAACTCAAAAAATGCAAGCATCAGCTAAAGAATTGCAAGCTATCATTGATGAAGCATGGAAAAACCCTGAATTCCAAGCAGCTTCTAAAAACTAATGAAAAGAAGGTTCTCATCCATGGGAACCTTTTTCTTTTTGTACAGAATCATAACTCAACTCTTCAAATAAACAAAAAAAGCCTGTTGATCAAGCTAGGAAGCTTGATACAATAGGCTTTTTGAAAATTCATTATTTAACAGCGTCTTTAAGAGCTTTACCAGCTTTGAATGCTGGAACTTTAGAAGCTGCGATTTTGATTTCTTTACCAGTTTGTGGGTTGCGACCTTTACGTGCAGCACGCTCACGAACTTCAAAGTTACCGAAACCGATCAATTGAACTTTTTCACCAGCTGCAAGGTATTCAGTTACTGCTGCAAATACAGCGTCAACTGCTGCTGCTGAATCTTTCTTAGTCAATTCTGTAGCTTCTGCTACTTTAGCGATCAAATCTTGTTTGTTTGCCATGTTAACAAATCCTCCAAATAATTTCTAATTAACAAATATAATCATATCCTAAAATCGGCTATAGGTCAAGTCAAAAACACTATTTCGAACATTTTTTCTCTATTTTTTTAGGAATTGTAGCGAATTAGAATCGCCCAAGCATTCTCTCCAGTATGAGTTTGAATAATAGAGCCAGTTTCCAATACAGAGATTGGCTTCTCAACATAAGGTTGCAATAATGCCTTCATCTCATTCGCCCATTCGTTCGTTCCAGCATAGGAAATTCCAATTTCTGCAACTGATTTTTTGGAAAGCGTCTCGGTTAATTCCTCAAGCCACTTTTTGAACGTTTTCGCTCCACGTCCTTTGACGATTGGTTGAAGTTCGTGGTTTTTCATCTGCATTACTACACGAATGTTCAAGAGTGAGCTTAGTAATCCTGTCACACGTCCAATACGACCACCCTTAACTAAGTTTTCTAGCGTCGAAACACCGATATAGAGTTCTGTATGATTTTTGACGTCCTCTACATGAGCTAAGATCGTTTCTAAATCTTTACCTTCTTTAGCAAGTTTTGCGGCTTCAACAACTTGGAACTTCATCGCTTGATCTGTAAAGGAACTATCAATAACTGTTACATCAGCAGTTGAGAGGCTGGCCCCTTGGCGAGCAGCTTCCACAGTTCCAGACAAGGCATGGGACATGTGAATGGCGATAATTTGACTACCATCTTTACCTAGTTCTTCAAATACCTCAGCAAATACTCCTACAGGTGGCTGGCTTGTTTTAGGAAGATTCTTACTTTGTTGCATAAGATGAAGGAATTCTCCCTCTTTCAAATCTGCATCCGAATAAAGCACACTATCAATCATAACTGATAGAGGGACAACAGTGATATTTAATTCTTTAACTACTTCTGGTTCGATAGTAACAGAAGAGTCCGTTACAATTTTTACTTGTGTCATAATTCAATCTTTCTATTCTTCTTGATAGGATTGGGATTTTCTCCTTTATTATATCAAAAAAATGATAAAAAATCATAAGTGATCCGATGAAAAGAACTGAATTTTTGGTATAATCTATCTATAGAAAAGTGAGGAACAGCCATGATTCGAAAACTTCAACCGATTATCACCATTATTCTTGGAGCTGCTATCTATGCCTTCGGTCTTACCTACTTTGTTGTTCCTTATCATTTATTTGAGGGAGGGGCGACAGGTATTACCTTGATTACCTACTACCTTTTTAAGATTCCTGTCTCATTGATGAACCTCTTGATTAATATCCCTTTATTTATCCTGGCTTGGAAAATATTTGGACCTAAGACCCTCTACTCCAGCCTTCTTGGATCTATTTCACTTTCCGTTTGGCTAGCAATTTTTGAGCGTATTCCTTTGCACATCGACTTGCAAGGTGATCTCATCATTGTTGCTTTAGTCTCAGGAGTCTTACTGGGGGTTGGTTTAGGGATTATCTTTAATGCTGGTGGAACCACTGGTGGCTCTGATATCGTTGCCCGTATCCTCAACAAATACACTAATATTTCGATTGGGAAATTGCTCTTTGGGATTGACTTTTTTATCCTAATGTTGATTTTGATTATCTTCCAGGACCTTCGTCTAGTTACCTATACCCTCTTGTTTGACTTTATCATCGCTCGTGTTATCGACTTGATAGGCGAAGGAGGTTATGGTGGTAAAGGATTTATGATTATTACCCAATATCCTGATCAATTGGCCAAAGAGATTAACGATGAACTCGGACGTGGCGTTACCTTTATATCTGGTCAAGGATACTACAGCAAAAAGGATTTAAAAATTATCTACTGTATCGTCGGTCGAAACGAAATCGTTAAAATGAAAGATATGATTCACAAAATTGATCCTCAAGCCTTTATCACCATCACTGAGGCTCATGAAATTCTGGGTGAAGGATTTACTTATGTGAAAGAATAAAAGCTGGGAATTCCCAGCTTTTATTCTTCTTCTGCGAGGGTTGAATGGCGGAACCCGTAAGTAAAGTAAATAACTAGACCAACTACAAGAGCAATGCCAAAGGCAATCCAGGTATCTAAACTATATTGAAGCATAAAGGAAACACAGATAAGAATGGAAAGAATTGGCAAAAGTGGCACCAAGGGAGTTTTAAACTCTCCCTCTTTTGGCATCCCCTTATTCTTTCTGAGTTTTATTATTCCGTAGGCTAGCAAAATCAGATAAGCTAGCGTACAGATATTTAAGAAGGCTGCAATACTGGCTAGAGGAAACACTCCTGCAGCAATGGCTGAAGCAACTCCTGTTAGGAGGGTCGCATTTTTAGGAACACGACTAGTCTTGCTTAATTGTTTGAAACTTTGGGGTAAAAGTCCATCACGTGCTAAGCTGTAAATCATCCGAGACAAAGCGTAAGTCATGGAGATACATACGGTTATCAGGGTTAGAATGGCTACAAGCGAAACATAATTTGCCGCCCAGCCTATACCAATACTCCGTAATGAAAATGCTACTGCGTCGTCCACATTGAGCTTACTGTAGTGAACAATCCCTGTCAATACTAAGGTTACCAAAGCATAGAGAATGGTGACGATTGTCAGAGAAAGGACAATTCCGCGAGGAATATTTTTTTGCGGACTTTGAATTTCATCAACTGCCATGGAAATAGACTCAAATCCGAGAAATCCAAAGAACATCAAAGATGCACCCGCCATAATCCCAGTACTTCCACCATATAGTTGACCAAAACCGAATGGAGCAAAATCTGTCCAATTTTCTGGCTTGATGTACCAAATACCAACTAGGATAAATAAGGCGAGAGCTGAGAATTTCAAGACCACTAAAAGCGAATTAAAGCGTAAGGCTGCCTTGGAATTTAATAAAACCAATCCCGTTACCAATGTCAGTACTAAAATAGGTAGAAGATCGATATAGGTTCCCTGTTCAGGATTAAAGGTTCCATTCAAGGCTTGCGGCATGGAGATACCATAATTACTGAGCAATCCCTTAAAGTAAGCTGCCCAGCCAGACGCCACACCTGAAACAGCCGTCATGAATTCCATAATGGTCAACCAGCCAGCAATCCAGGCTGGCAATTCTCCTAGAATCGCATAGAGGTAACTATAAGCACCACCAGTAGCAGGCACACGAGAGGCAAATTCTGCGAAAAAGAGTGCTGATAGAGAAACACACAGGGCAGAAATCACAATGGAAATCACTAGTGATGGACCAGCTAGGGTAGCCGCTGCTGTTCCGGTAATGGTGAAAATCCCAGTCCCCACCATGGCACCAATCCCTAGAAGAATCAAATCCCACAATTTCAAATGGCGATGCATCTCTGTCTGTCTCAGACTCACATCCTTGGTTCTAAAAATATTCATACTTCATCTCCACTAAATGTAATTGTTTTATTTTACCATATAAAAGTTTTTTTGTGAATATTTATTAGGTACTTATTTGAAAAAAATTCTGAACAGAAAGGATTCCTGTTCAGAATTTGCATTTTTACCCACTGATTGTTTCAATTAGTTACTCATCAAGCGAGTAAGCTCAACAGTACACTCCATTGAAAGGTTTTGGGGATTTGGGATTTTAAACTTCAAAGTAAGGGAACGGACGGTCACTATCT
This genomic stretch from Streptococcus sp. 1643 harbors:
- a CDS encoding HU family DNA-binding protein, which encodes MANKQDLIAKVAEATELTKKDSAAAVDAVFAAVTEYLAAGEKVQLIGFGNFEVRERAARKGRNPQTGKEIKIAASKVPAFKAGKALKDAVK
- a CDS encoding DegV family protein — protein: MTQVKIVTDSSVTIEPEVVKELNITVVPLSVMIDSVLYSDADLKEGEFLHLMQQSKNLPKTSQPPVGVFAEVFEELGKDGSQIIAIHMSHALSGTVEAARQGASLSTADVTVIDSSFTDQAMKFQVVEAAKLAKEGKDLETILAHVEDVKNHTELYIGVSTLENLVKGGRIGRVTGLLSSLLNIRVVMQMKNHELQPIVKGRGAKTFKKWLEELTETLSKKSVAEIGISYAGTNEWANEMKALLQPYVEKPISVLETGSIIQTHTGENAWAILIRYNS
- a CDS encoding YitT family protein, which translates into the protein MIRKLQPIITIILGAAIYAFGLTYFVVPYHLFEGGATGITLITYYLFKIPVSLMNLLINIPLFILAWKIFGPKTLYSSLLGSISLSVWLAIFERIPLHIDLQGDLIIVALVSGVLLGVGLGIIFNAGGTTGGSDIVARILNKYTNISIGKLLFGIDFFILMLILIIFQDLRLVTYTLLFDFIIARVIDLIGEGGYGGKGFMIITQYPDQLAKEINDELGRGVTFISGQGYYSKKDLKIIYCIVGRNEIVKMKDMIHKIDPQAFITITEAHEILGEGFTYVKE
- a CDS encoding APC family permease, with amino-acid sequence MNIFRTKDVSLRQTEMHRHLKLWDLILLGIGAMVGTGIFTITGTAAATLAGPSLVISIVISALCVSLSALFFAEFASRVPATGGAYSYLYAILGELPAWIAGWLTIMEFMTAVSGVASGWAAYFKGLLSNYGISMPQALNGTFNPEQGTYIDLLPILVLTLVTGLVLLNSKAALRFNSLLVVLKFSALALFILVGIWYIKPENWTDFAPFGFGQLYGGSTGIMAGASLMFFGFLGFESISMAVDEIQSPQKNIPRGIVLSLTIVTILYALVTLVLTGIVHYSKLNVDDAVAFSLRSIGIGWAANYVSLVAILTLITVCISMTYALSRMIYSLARDGLLPQSFKQLSKTSRVPKNATLLTGVASAIAAGVFPLASIAAFLNICTLAYLILLAYGIIKLRKNKGMPKEGEFKTPLVPLLPILSILICVSFMLQYSLDTWIAFGIALVVGLVIYFTYGFRHSTLAEEE